From a region of the Cutaneotrichosporon cavernicola HIS019 DNA, chromosome: 7a genome:
- a CDS encoding uncharacterized protein (helix loop helix domain) — translation MSREGMQQQDESGVGASDEAAFNRQPPGRVSEQAAHGHEVSRILAPYELQPLPSSMLYNKEFTTNPFAYATTQPTQPAPPNAPSPHQYGYHPYRVPHSSSPPSLFVSHNMMSMPSFVTSMQESYGALGHAAQPSAGSGSSSMGGSIASGMNSPLSSFGSTMSDMSSMGYSPPKHAPSQLPGMACANPRELTSRRSRTSHRRMQGRTVKSKEEGDDDDSDDDMNSDDDRGGFDISGSQRGGGRSGLSREAKAEAGRLSRIQSEQKRRNVLKDGFERLRVILPITSQKGSKQVILDRAVQHIDTLKSSHNVLMEERNRLLVENRRLSDEVIELRRANNLLVSQHIPSPSERGPNPHNTAPNTSSRGGVYYSSRQ, via the exons ATGAGCAGAGAAG GCATGCAGCAGCAGGACGAGTCGGGCGTGGGAGCGAGCGACGAAGCTGCGTTTAACAGGCAACCACCAGGCCGCGTTTCTGAACAGGCAGCACACGGCCACGAAGTCTCCC GCATACTGGCCCCTTACGAGCTTCAGCCTCTACCCAGCAGCATGCTCTACAACAAGGAGTTTACCACCAACCCGTTCGCGTATGCAACCACCCAGCCAACACAACCTGCCCCACCGAATGCCCCTTCGCCCCACCAGTATGGCTACCACCCTTACCGCG TTCCTcactcgtcgtccccgCCGTCCCTCTTCGTGTCGCATAACATGATGAGCATGCCGTCGTTCGTGACGTCGATGCAGGAATCGTATGGCGCACTCGGACACGCGGCGCAGCCTTCAGCCGGCTCGGGGTCTAGCTCGATGGGCGGCTCCATCGCCAGCGGGATGAACAGCCCACTCAGCAGCTTTGGGAGCACCATGTCAGACATGTCGAGCATGGGTTACTCGCCTCCCAAGCACGCCCCGTCCCAACTCCCCGGAATGGCGTGCGCCAATCCGCGCGAACTCACCTCTCGGCGGTCTCGAACTTCCCACCGTCGAATGCAGGGGCGGACCGTCAagagcaaggaggagggcgacgatgatgacagtgacgacgacatgaacagtgacgacgaccgcgGCGGGTTCGACATCTCTGGATCACAGAG aggtggaggtcgtTCAGGCCTGAGCCGCGAagccaaggccgaggcagGTCGGCTCAGTCGCATCCAGAGCGAGCAG AAGCGGCGCAATGTACTCAAGGATGGGTTTGAGCGTCTTCGAGTCATTCTCCCGATTACCAGCCAGAAGGGTTCCAAGCAAGTCATCCTCGACAGAG CCGTGCAGCATATCGACACCCTCAAGTCGTCGCACAACGTTCtgatggaggagaggaaTCGGCTCTTAGTGGAGAATCGACGTCTTTCGGATGAGGTCATCGAGCTGAGGCG CGCCAACAACCTCCTTGTCAGCCAACACATCCCGAGTCCTAGCGAGCGCGGTCCGAACCCCCACAACACGGCGCCGAACACTAGTAGCAGAGGCGGAGTGTACTACAGCTCGCGCCAGTAG
- the ACO1 gene encoding uncharacterized protein (Belongs to the aconitase IPM isomerase family) has translation MITPRLSSASSLLRGVRTYASVQGNIGATQVPMSNLEKGKFINYQRIEDNLQIVRNRLNAPLTLAEKIVYGHLDDPHHQEIARGASYLKLRPDRVACQDATAQMAILQFMSAGLPQTAVPTSVHCDHLIQAQVSGVPDLKRAIDMNKEVYDFLATACAKYGIGFWKPGSGIIHQIILENYAIPGLMMIGTDSHTPNAGGLGMVACGVGGADAVDVMAGIPWELKCPKVIGVNLTGKMSGWTTPKDVILKVAGILTVKGGTGAIIEYTGPGVDNLSCTGMATICNMGAEIGATTSLFPYNERMADYLRATNRGQAAEYANAFKHNLTPDAGAEYDQHITINLDELEPHINGPFTPDLATPISKFAEAVKANGWPEELKVGLIGSCTNSSYEDMSRSASIADEAAAHGLKAKSLFTITPGSEQVRATIARDGFVDTFEGVGGVVLANACGPCIGQWDRQDVKKGEKNSIITSYNRNFTGRNDANPATHAFVASPDLVTAMVFAGDLTFNPMTDSLKGADGKEFKFAEPRGLELPPKGYDPGENTFQAPPADGSQVNVAVSPTSDRLQVLKPFTAWDGKDIVDAPVLIKAQGKCTTDHISAGGPWLKYRGHLENISQNCLIGAINADNGEANKVLNQMTGEFGAVPTVGAAYRDAGIPWVVVGDENYGEGSSREHAALEPRFLGGRAVIVRSFARIHETNLKKQGMLPLWFKDPKDYDLISGSDKLSIVGLADFKPGQEITVKGKRADGSEYSFQTTNTINEGQWAWFEAGSALNKMKKDAGN, from the exons ATGATCACTCCTCGTCTCTcttcggcgtcgtcgctccTCCGCGGCGTTCGCACCTACGCGTCCGTCCAGGGCAACATTGGCGCTACCCAGGTGCCCATGTCCAACCTCGAGAAGGGCAAGTTCATCAACTACCAGCGCATTGAGGACAACCTCCAGATTGTCCGCAACCG CCTCAACGcccccctcaccctcgccgagaagaTCGTCTACGGtcacctcgacgacccgcACCACCAGGAGATTGCCCGTGGCGCGTCGTACCTCAAGCTGCGCCCCGAC CGTGTTGCCTGCCAGGATGCCACCGCCCAGATGGCCATCCTCCAGTTCATGTCGGCTGGCCTCCCCCAGACCGCCGTCCCCACCTCGGTCCACTGCGACCACCTTATCCAGGCCCAGGTCTCTGGTGTCCCCGACCTTAAGCGCGCTATCGACATGAACAAGGAGGTCTACGACTTCCTTGCCACTGCCTGCGCCAAGTACGGCATCGGCTTCTGGAAGCCGGGATCTGGTATCATCCACCAGATCATCCTTGAGAACTACGCCATCCCGGGTCTCATGATGATCGGTACCGACTCGCACACCCCCAACGCTGGTGGTCTCGGCATGGTTGCCTGCGGTGTCGGTGgtgccgacgccgtcgacgtcatGGCCGGCATCCCTTGGGAGCTCAAGTGCCCCAAGGTCATTGGCGTTAACCTCACCGGCAAGATGTCGGGCTGGACTACCCCCAAGGACGTTATCCTCAAGGTCGCTGGTATCCTCACCGTCAAGGGTGGCACTGGCGCCATCATCGAGTACACCGGCCCCGGTGTCGATAACCTCTCGTGCACTGGTATGGCTACCATCTGCAACATGGGTGCCGAGATTGGTGCCACCACCTCGCTCTTCCCCTACAACGAGCGCATGGCCGACTACCTCCGTGCCACCAACCGTGGCCAGGCCGCCGAGTACGCCAACGCCTTCAAGCACAACCTCACccccgacgccggcgccgagtACGACCAGCACATTACCATCAaccttgacgagctcgagccccACATCAACGGCCCCTTCACccccgacctcgccaccccCATCTCCAAGTTCGCCGAGGCTGTCAAGGCCAACGGCTGgcccgaggagctcaaggtcggcCTCATCGGTTCGTGCACCAACTCGTCGTACGAGGACATGtctcgctcggcctcgattgccgacgaggctgccgcccacggcctcaaggccaagtcgCTCTTCACCATCACCCCCGGTTCGGAGCAGGTTCGCGCCACCATTGCCCGTGACGGCTTTGTCGACACCTTTGAGGGTGTCGGCGGTGTTGTTCTTGCCAACGCCTGTGGCCCCTGCATTGGCCAGTGGGACCGCCAGGACGtgaagaagggcgagaagaaCTCGATCATCACCTCGTACAACCGTAACTTCACCGGCCGTAACGACGCCAACCCCGCTACTCACGCCTTTGTCGCCTCGCCCGACCTTGTCACCGCCATGGTCTTTGCCGGTGACCTCACCTTCAACCCCATGACCGACTCGCTCAagggcgccgacggcaaggagtTCAAGTTTGCTGAGCCCCgtggcctcgagcttcCCCCCAAGGGCTACGACCCGGGAGAGAACACCTTCCAGGCTCCCCCCGCCGACGGCTCGCAGGTCAACGTCGCTGTCTCGCCCACTTCGGACCGTCTCCAGGTCCTCAAGCCCTTCACCGCCTgggacggcaaggacattgtcgacgcccccgtcctcatcaaggCTCAGGGCAAGTGCACCACCGACCACATCTCTGCTGGTGGCCCTTGGCTCAAGTACCGTGG GCACCTCGAGAACATCTCGCAGAACTGCCTGATTGGCGCCATCAACGCCGACAACGGCGAGGCCAACAAGGTTCTCAACCAGATGACCGGCGAGTTTGGCGCCGTCCCCACTGTCGGCGCTGCCTACCGTGACGCTGGCATCCCATGGGTTGTTGTCGGTGACGAGAACT ACGGTGAGGGTTCGTCGCGTGAGCACGCCGCTCTTGAGCCCCGTTTCCTCGGTGGCCGTGCCGTTATTGTCCGCTCGTTCGCCCGTATCCACGAGACCAACCTCAAGAAGCAGGGTATGCTTCCCCTCTGGTTCAAGGACCCCAAGGACTACGACCTCATCTCGGGCTCTGACAAGCTCTCGATTGTTGGCCTCGCCGACTTCAAGCCCGGGCAGGAGATCACCGTCAAGGgcaagcgcgccgacggctCGGAGTACTCGTTCCAGACCACCAACACCATCAACGAGGGTCAGTGGGCTTGGTTCGAGGCCGGCTCGGCTCTCAACAAGATGAAGAAGGACGCCGGCAACTAA
- the MRH4 gene encoding uncharacterized protein (helicase superfamily c-terminal domain) yields the protein MLAAYSVARVVPPLARVLSPAIAGFTSSAISAASGAPGQPRRRVRPDVRFDVPKASKRWDNRGLDRATAPAGQTTSRRLAEVLRAPPSSPSSVIAKPTPSSVAKPTPMLSARTHKNLVDSQPKPFTSFKIHPGLQQALEEALPNGKTTPIQTLALSNLLAKPHKLRALLGAETGSGKTLAYLVPLMHHLKRTDVGPPPAEYDKISVTARALVLGPTHELTRQSTSVAKHLSRSAKLRVIGTSWNGPMYGYADVLLATGRGATSLLGLPYEARDRPGRPRPTKETNDTKPKTFREYLNLGDTEWLVIDEADVLLGPDFINETSRVVKRVLAASPNVNVLLVTATLPPSLVRVLEGDLFGGEFTHLLSPGLHRLPKQLDTRFVPWSGGGNRVSDIVHEVKRGFAEDALDAKLSGNEGKPRAVVFCSSVGQVKAITTALEEKAVAALAWTGDSPERVRGRDGPLEAFLARGQATDPKGPRVLVTTSLLSRGLDFSADVTTIYLVDPPRDVLDFVHRAGRAGRAGRHGRVVVFGVNGANELKYGKEIKSVLGKVERRQAVKPGGRTWSGKDKERSRK from the coding sequence ATGCTGGCCGCGTACTCTGTCGCGCGCGTTGTGCCGCCTCTCGCGCGAGTACTCAGCCCCGCCATTGCGGGCTTTACTTCATCCGCCATCAGTGCCGCCAGTGGCGCGCCGGGTCAACCGCGCAGACGCGTGCGTCCAGACGTGCGTTTCGACGTCCCGAAGGCCTCGAAGCGATGGGACAACCGCGGGCTGGACCGCGCAACCGCTCCAGCCGGACAGACGACATCACGCCGTCTCGCAGAGGTACTTCGCGCACCCCCTTCGTCACCCTCGAGCGTCATCGCCAAACCTACACCCTCGAGCGTCGCCAAACCTACACCCATGCTCAGTGCGCGGACACATAAGAATCTGGTCGATTCCCAACCAAAGCCATTCACGTCGTTCAAGATCCATCCAGGACTGCAACAGGCATTGGAAGAGGCGCTTCCTAATGGAAAGACAACGCCAATTCAGACTCTCGCCCTGTCCAACCTACTGGCCAAACCACACAAGTTGAGGGCATTGCTCGGCGCAGAGACGGGGAGCGGAAAGACGTTGGCATACCTCGTCCCATTGATGCACCATCTCAAACGTACAGATGTCGGCCCTCCACCAGCAGAATACGACAAGATCTCAGTGACGGCTCGCGCACTCGTTCTGGGTCCAACGCACGAACTCACACGGCAAAGTACCTCGGTCGCAAAACATCTCAGTCGTTCAGCCAAACTTCGCGTCATTGGCACAAGTTGGAATGGCCCTATGTACGGATACGCCGACGTGTTGCTCGCAACAGGGCGTGGCGCAACATCTCTCCTTGGCCTGCCGTACGAGGCTAGAGATCGGCCTGGCCGCCCTAGGCCCACAAAAGAGACCAACGACACCAAACCGAAAACGTTTAGGGAGTATCTCAATCTCGGCGACACAGAATGGCTCGTTATCGACGAGGCAgacgtcctcctcggtccGGACTTTATCAACGAGACTTCTCGTGTCGTCAAGCGTGTCCTGGCCGCATCTCCAAATGTCAATGTGCTTCTCGTGACGGCCACGCTCCCTCCGTCGCTTGTCCgcgtgctcgagggcgacctcttcggcggcgagtttacccatctcctctcccccgGTCTCCACCGTCTCCCCAAACAACTCGATACCCGCTTTGTCCCATGGTCCGGCGGCGGTAACCGCGTCTCGGATATTGTGCATGAGGTCAAACGTGGCTTTGCAGAGGACGCACTCGATGCCAAGCTCTCAGGCAACGAGGGCAAGCCGCGCGCAGTCGTGTTCTGCAGCTCGGTCGGACAGGTCAAGGCCATCACCACTGCACTGGAGGAAAAGGCCGTCGCTGCACTTGCGTGGACTGGCGACTCGCCTGAGCGTGTACGCGGACGCGATGGACCACTGGAAGCGTTCCTCGCCCGTGGCCAGGCAACAGACCCAAAGGGCCCACGCGTGCTCGTAACCACTTCGCTCCTCTCTCGTGGCCTAGACTTTTCCGCCGACGTAACCACCATCTACCTCGTCGATCCGCcgcgcgacgtcctcgactTTGTGCACCGCGCCGGACGGGCgggacgagctggacgcCATGGTCGGGTCGTCGTGTTCGGCGTCAATGGTGCCAACGAGCTCAAGTACGGCAAGGAGATCAAGAGCGTActtggcaaggtcgagcggCGCCAGGCTGTCAAGCCAGGCGGCCGCACGTGGTCCGGCAAGGATAAGGAGCGCAGTCGCAAGTAG
- a CDS encoding uncharacterized protein (Belongs to the short-chain dehydrogenases reductases (SDR) family) yields MPELFNTTRLQGKTAIITGASGGIGASTAILFARAGCNLVLLARRKEALEEVAAQAKAAAQTMGQNPQIVVRTLDVNDRTAVDALVPALKADGVKSFDILVNNAGGAVGTERVGDIKMNDVDFMVDTNLVSLIQVTQAFLPEMKRQDSGHILNIGSLAGREAYVGGAVYCATKHAVKAFTQSLLKELVATGIRVTEVAPGFVETNFSVIRFRGNEDAAKAVYKGFDPLVAEDIAEEIVWCAMRPPHVQIAELFVLPSAQGSATILHRKE; encoded by the exons ATGCCAGAGCTCTTCAACACTACTCG CCTGCAGGGCAAGACTG CCATCATCACCGGCGCGTCTGGTGGCATCGGAGCGTCCACCGCGATCCTCTTTGCCCGCGCCGGCTGCAACCtagtcctcctcgctcgtcGGAAGGAAGCGCTCGAAGAAGTGGCTGCccaggccaaggctgctgCCCAAACAATGGGTCAGAACCCGCAGATCGTCGTCCgcacgctcgacgtcaacgaCCGTAcggccgtcgacgcccttgTGCCcgccctcaaggccgacggTGTCAAGTCGTTTGACAT CCTCGTCAACAATGCCGGCGGGGCAGTGGGTACCGAGCGCGTTGGCGACATCAAGATGAACGACGTCGACTTTATGGTCGACACTAACCTCGTCTCGCTTATTCAGGTCACGCAGGCGTTCCTCCCCGAGATGAAGAGGCAGGACTCGGGCCATATTCTCAACATTGGCTCGCTGGCTGGTCGCGAGGCGTATGTTGGCGGAGCGGTTTACTGCGCCACCAAACA TGCCGTCAAGGCCTTCACCCAGTcgctgctcaaggagcttgTGGCTACGGGCATCCGCGTGACAGAGGTCGCGCCGGGCTTTGTCGAGACCAACTTTTCCGTCATTCGCTTCCGCGGTAACGAGgacgccgccaaggccgtgTACAAGGGCTTTGATCCGC TCGTGGCCGAGGACAttgccgaggagattgtTTGGTGCGCCATGCGCCCGCCGCACGTCCAGATTGCCGAGCTCTTCGTCCTTCCCTCGGCGCAGGGTTCCGCCACCATCCTCCACCGCAAGGAGTAA